GGATTGTTTTCCCTTACACTGTTTAGTTTATCTAGGGTTATCTTTATTGCATTTTCCTGAACACTTAAGTTTTCATCACAAATCTCTTCGATATTAGGGGGTTTGACTACAATATCCACACCTAATTTTTTTAATAATTCATATCTTCTTGGAGATTTTGATCCTAATGTTACTAATCCCATAATTTCCCCACACTCTCCCTCTCTATCCAACCATATCGATTATTTTTATCAGTAATATAGTAGTAGTCTTGGTACTCATCGGTTATGACAACTATTGCTCCTTCCTTTCCTATAAATGTTTCATCACTACCAGGATAGGGTGAGATATTAACACTGTTTTTTTCCACAATTATTCCTTGATTTTTTTTTAAGTAATAGTTGGCATTACCACCTAAAGAGAGTAGTAGGAGTAGTGTTGTAACAGAAAGAATTACCTTTCTTATTCTAAAAAAGAGACTTTTATCATTTTTTTTATATGATAATAGAATAAAAATTGTTATTAGCACTCCTGTTAATGTAATTAATACCAGTGTTAGATTAATATTTTGAGAGTAGGATAGAGGGGAGTAGAAGTTAAGTTGATCCTCTAGATCTAATCTCTTCTCAATATTTTTTATAAGTGATTGGATGTTTTTATCCCTAGGGTTTATTAATAGGCCTTTATAGAGGTAGTAGAGGGCATATCCATCTCTGTTTAATTTTATAGCCGTATTCCCTAGATTAAACAGAGTGTTAATGTCATACCCATTATTTTGAATCTCAAGCAGGTAGTCTTTATTTGCACCTTGATAATCCTTATTACTAAACTCTAAATTCCCATTTTGAAAATCATCTGCAAAAATATTAAAAGATAACACAATTAAAAATATTAGACTTACTCGTTTAATTAACATTTTAACTCCTTTTTTATCCCATCTGCTAGAGCTTTGTAGGTTTCAAAATCGATACTCCTACTGGTATATTTAAACTCATCTAACTTAACCATTATATCTTTAATTTTACCATCTTCTATATCTAGATGTGTTATAGCCTGGGGTTCACATTTTAGTCTATCCGACACTGTAATTTGAATAAGGTTTTTATATAAATTTAATGCTTCTAAATAATTTTTACTGTTTTCCAATAATTTAATTTTTAATAAAAGGTTTTTTTGGTCTCTTTTTAAAGTTGAAACGTCACTGCTTTGTCTTTTACTTAATATTGATATAACTAGTATTGTAATAAGTGTTAACAGTGTTGACGTTAAAGCTACATAGAGTAGAGGGTTTTCAAATATTGTTCTGTTAAAATCTACCTTTTTTTCAACTTTATGTCGTATCTCTTCTTTTTTTTCATTAAAACTGTTATTAGATTCATCTACTACTTCTTTATTTATAAACTGGGATGGGCTTACACTTATAGGGAATTCAGTACTACTTATTATGTAGTATTTCTCTTCAATTGGATTGAAATATGAGAATGTAAATTTGGGGGTAGTTGTTACTTTATCTGTTGTTGGAGCTAATATCTGCTCAAAGGATTTTACCCCTTGATAGTTAGACTTATTTGTTCCCCTATATGATGATGATTCTGGATACAACTTCCATGACTCTGATTCACTAGATATCTTTGGTACATTTATTCTTTGAAAGTTTCCTTCTCCAAAAATATCCATTGTAAGGGTTACTGGATCTCCTACGCTAATATCTGTTAGGTTAATAGAGTCATTTAGTGAAAAGTCTCCTATAGCACCGGAAAAGCTATCCGGGCGGTCATTTATTGGTAACATTTTAATATTCAGTGTCTTAATTTCCGTAGTAGTTTTAATCTCCTGTCTTTCTGATGAGGAGAAAAAACCTCCATTTGATGTTGGTTTATCAATGTAACTATCCATAACAATTTCCAAGTCTAATTTACCAGCTTTAAGTGGGGTTAAGTGACTTTTCCAATATACCTGTAACCAACGCTCTCCATTTATTACTTTCTCTGGTCTATCATTAAAATACTTCTGCCCTGTGTCTACAACAAATGAACCTGTTTTAATATATGGTGATCGGTCAATACCTGGTTGATAACTTGTAGAAAAATAGGCAACTATCTCTACAGGTATCGCTTCTCCAACATATAGGTTTCTATCTGGAATATCTATAAAGAGTTTCACATACTGGGTCTCAAACTCTTTTGTAGTGTCGTGTTTAGTTATAATGTCATCTTTTAACTCTTCCACATAGAGAACTAGCTGATCACTTTTTATACTCTCTCCATTGGAGTTTTCTGAATAAAATATAGGAAGTTTAAGGGTTCCTGCTTTTTGGGGTTTTACCCTATATGTTAATATTAAACTACTACTTTTACTTCCATTTAGAACCAGGTTAACAGAGCTACTTTTTCCAATCTGGGTTATTGTTAGATCCTTAGGTTCACTATATTTTAAGTTAGTAATGTTTCCCGAAACTGTTACCCTGAATGTTGTCCACTCTCCAAGGTTTACATAACTATCCTGTAGTTCTATATCGATAGTTTGGGAAAATAAAAATCCATTTATTGTTAAAAAAATTAAAATTATGATGTTTTTTTTCATTGTTCTCACTACCATTCACCTGTATATGAGTTATCTCTATCGTTTACTAGATATTTTAACTCAACTTCCTGATCTTCTAATGCGTTTAATAGAGCTTCAGCCTGCTCTCTACTCATCTCTTGGGGCTGATCTTGCTGATCTTGCTGATCCTGCTGATCCTGCTGATCTTGCTGATCTTGCTGATCTTGCTGATCTTGCTGATCTTGCTGATCTTGCTGATCTTGCTGATCTTGCTGATCTTGCTGATCTTGCTGATCTTGCTGATCCTGCTGATCCTGCTGATCCTGCTGATCCTGCTGATCCTGCTGATCCTGCTGATCCTGCTGATCCTGCTGATCCTGCTGATCCTGCTGATCCTGCTGATCCTGCTGATCCTTAAGTTTATCAAGAATGATTTTTACAAAATCCCTATTTTTTACAACCTGTTCATCACTATTATCAAGGGCTATTGAACCATCATAACTTTTAACAGATTTTTCTAATAAAGATATCTTTTCATTCATATCCTGGCTAAGTTCACTAGCTTTAAAATAACTATTACCAAGATTGTATAAAATCCTTTTTTGCAAATTACCATCTGCTTTTTTTAAACTATCTTCAAATTGAAGAGTAGCATTGGCAAAGTCTCCTTTTTTATAATAAGCTGTACCTAGGTTATACTTTGTTATTGGAGAGTCTTTTTCTTGTTTATATAGAGTAATAGCTCTATCGAACTCCCTATTTTTTAAGGCGTCATCCCCAGGGGTTGCATAAATAAGACCAAAGTTTAAAAGAAATATGGCTGTAAATATACCCTTTTTATTAACTCTTTTTTTTCTGATATTAACAACTAAGAACTCAATTAAAAGTAGAATTATTACCGGTATTAAAAACACTCTATAGATATCTATAGGGATTCTACTTCTCTGCTCACTCTTATTCTCCTGTTCTAACTCCTTAAGCTTCTCTTTGTAAATCTGAAGGATTCCATTTCCATTGGAAGAGAGATCTCTATAATCTCCACCTGTAGCTAAAGCAATCTCTTTTAGGGAGTCTTCATCTAATTTTGATTTAACAATATTTCCTTTCTTATCCTTAAGGTATTCTCCTGGATTGTTAGGGTCGGGGATTAATTCCCCAAGTTTAGTACCAACTCCCACAGTGAAAATTTGAACCCCACTCTCGGCAGCTTTTTTAGCTTCTTCAACCCCTTGATTTGCTAAATCCTCCCCATCAGTTACAAGAATTAAAATTTTATATCTATTTTTATCCTTAAAAATCTCCTGGGATGAGCTTATGGCGCTCTTTAAATTTGTACCACTTTTAGGGATTGTATTTGTATTTAAAGTCTTAACACTTTGATTAAAAATATCGTAGTCAGCTGTAAATGGAGTCATTACAAAGGATGATCCTGCAAAGGGTATTAGAGCAATTCTGTCACCTTTTAGCTCCCCACTAAGCTCAAGTAGTGCCATTTTTGCTTTAGTTAACCTATTTGGTGTTATATCAATGGCATCCATACTCTTTGATGTATCAACTGCAACAGCAATATCTATTCCAGTAGTTATACTCTCCTGCCAAATAAAACCTTTTTGGGGTCTAGCTAGGCAAATTATTAGTAAAAGAGCGGATATTATAATTAGTATATACCTAATAACTGTAATTTTTTTATTAAACGTAGGGAATAGACCTTTTGTATTATTCCCTATAAATGTTTTTAAACTAGCAGCCTTTCTTTTTTCTACCCAGATAAAAATAGGTATAAACAGTATTAAGAAAATAGGTATAAGGATTAAAACTCCCGGGTTTTGAAACTCCATTAATAAACCCTCCTTAATTTTGTTGATGTTAGAATAATTTCAATAAGAAAAAGTAGAAAACCTATAATTAGTGGAATCATAAAGTAGTATTTATAAAGAACTGTTTTATTGGATACCCTAGTTGTCTTCTCCATCTTATTTATTCTGTTATAGATCTCTTCTAGGGAGTTAATATCCTTCGCTCTAAAATAGAGACCCCCTGTTGATGTAGCTACATCTGTTAACATCTCTTCGTCAATTTTAACATCAACATACTGTATATCTGAACCAAAAAAACCGTTTACTTCGTAGGGAGCTTTTCCCTCTTTTCCTGCACCTACTGTGTAGATTTTTACTCCTAGAGCATTAGCAGCTTCCGCAGCTTGTCTTGGTTCAATAACACCACTGTTATTCTCTCCATCTGTAAGTAGAATTACAATTTTAGACTTACTCTCCACTCTGTTAAGGCTATTAGATGCAGAGGCTATAGCGGAACCAATTGCAGTTCCTCCTTCTATCATACCGGTTTGCAACATGTCTAACCGTTTTATTAACCAGCTGTGGTCTAGGGTTAGTGGGCTTGCAATATATGGTGCTCCAGCAAAAGCTACTACACCAATCCTGTCGTTAGGCCTACTATCTATAAACTCTTTAACAACTTTTTTTACTGCATCTAATCTTGTCTGCTTTTCCCGTTTTGTAGAGAAATCTAAACCTTCCATGCTCCCTGATACATCTATTGCTACAATTATATCTATTCCACTTGCTTCATTATTCTCTATACTATTCTCTTTTATAGGCCCTGCAAGGGCTAAACTTAAGAGTATTAGAGTTAGACAACGTAGAATGTAGGGAAGGCTTGTTAAGTGATTTTTTTTAGCAGCTACTTTAAGTAGAGTTAACTCTGAAAAGCCAATTCCACTACTCTGTTTCTTCTTTAGCTTTAATATAGTTAAAAGTATTACTATTGGAATTATTAATAGAAATATGGGGTACTGAAACTTAATCATTTTCCACTCCAGTTTCCTTATTGTAGAGTTCAGTAATTACATCTACACATGTTTTAATTATTTGATTCTTTTTATCCTTAGGAATTTGATATTTACCAAATTGCCCTGGTTCTAGTTCGTTTAGGAAGAAGTTTACCAAGTCCCCGTTATTAAAACTAAAATTCCTCTCTAATTTAATTAACATCTCCTGATTTGTTGAAGATAAAAAATCTACACTATAGAGGGTGGATAGGTAGCTTTTGAAAATGTAGGAAACCTGTAGCGAGAACTGACTTGTGGTTAAGGTTTCTATACTATTTTGGATCTCTAAGTATCTATCTAGAGTGTTTTTATAGGACTCCTGGGGGTAATAATCCTTTCCTTCTTCCAAGGCTTTTTTAGGATAAAAAATATAACTAAACCTAAAACAACTGCTGATAGAAGTATAATAAAAACTGTATTTAGGTTAGATGTTTCCCTATATATTGGTTCGTAAATATCTATAATATCATCCATCTAAGCACGTCTCTCCCTTAGGGTAAAAAACTTAAGCAGGGTAGGCATATAGTCTTGGTTAGTATTTATATCTAACAGATCAACACCACAAGCCTTTATTATATTACTTATATTATCATCCCGTTTTTTAATCAGCTCCTTATATACTTTTCTTGTTTTAGAGTTATTTGTATCAACTTCCACAATCTCTCCACTCTCTAAATCTTCAAGGGTTATTATTCCAATAGATGGTATATCTATCTCATTTTGATCCTTAACTCTTACGGATATAAGATCATGATGTTTTCCAGATGACTTTATTTTAGTTTTAAAATTATCTGGTAGATTATTTATACTAAAGTCCGAGATTAAAAAGGCTACAACTGTTTTACTAAATGTCTTATTAACAAAGTTAAGAACTTTTAATATATCTGTTTTTTTTCCTACAGGTTTAAAAAATAGTAGCTCTCTAATAATTCTTAGAAGGTGGGTTCTACTTTTAGCCGGAGGGATAAATAGTTCTATTCTGTCTGTAAAAAGTATCAAACCTACTTTGTCATTGTTTTTCTCTGCAGAGAATGCTAAAACACTGGATAACTCGGCAATTAACTCTTTTTTACTCTGGGCTGAACCAAATATTGTAGAGGGACTAATATCAACCATTAAAATAATTGTCCTCTCCCTCTCTTCGTTATATTTTTTTATATGGGGGGTGCCCTGTCTTGCTGTTACATTCCAGTCGATGTTTTTAACATCATCCCCATTTACATACTCTCTAATCTCGCTAAAGTTCATCCCTTGACCCTTAAACACA
Above is a genomic segment from Thiospirochaeta perfilievii containing:
- a CDS encoding DUF58 domain-containing protein, coding for MEKNFTKEVLKKVKNLEIKTKNLVNDALAGHYHSVFKGQGMNFSEIREYVNGDDVKNIDWNVTARQGTPHIKKYNEERERTIILMVDISPSTIFGSAQSKKELIAELSSVLAFSAEKNNDKVGLILFTDRIELFIPPAKSRTHLLRIIRELLFFKPVGKKTDILKVLNFVNKTFSKTVVAFLISDFSINNLPDNFKTKIKSSGKHHDLISVRVKDQNEIDIPSIGIITLEDLESGEIVEVDTNNSKTRKVYKELIKKRDDNISNIIKACGVDLLDINTNQDYMPTLLKFFTLRERRA
- a CDS encoding VWA domain-containing protein, which produces MIKFQYPIFLLIIPIVILLTILKLKKKQSSGIGFSELTLLKVAAKKNHLTSLPYILRCLTLILLSLALAGPIKENSIENNEASGIDIIVAIDVSGSMEGLDFSTKREKQTRLDAVKKVVKEFIDSRPNDRIGVVAFAGAPYIASPLTLDHSWLIKRLDMLQTGMIEGGTAIGSAIASASNSLNRVESKSKIVILLTDGENNSGVIEPRQAAEAANALGVKIYTVGAGKEGKAPYEVNGFFGSDIQYVDVKIDEEMLTDVATSTGGLYFRAKDINSLEEIYNRINKMEKTTRVSNKTVLYKYYFMIPLIIGFLLFLIEIILTSTKLRRVY
- a CDS encoding GW dipeptide domain-containing protein codes for the protein MLIKRVSLIFLIVLSFNIFADDFQNGNLEFSNKDYQGANKDYLLEIQNNGYDINTLFNLGNTAIKLNRDGYALYYLYKGLLINPRDKNIQSLIKNIEKRLDLEDQLNFYSPLSYSQNINLTLVLITLTGVLITIFILLSYKKNDKSLFFRIRKVILSVTTLLLLLSLGGNANYYLKKNQGIIVEKNSVNISPYPGSDETFIGKEGAIVVITDEYQDYYYITDKNNRYGWIERESVGKLWD
- a CDS encoding vWA domain-containing protein gives rise to the protein MEFQNPGVLILIPIFLILFIPIFIWVEKRKAASLKTFIGNNTKGLFPTFNKKITVIRYILIIISALLLIICLARPQKGFIWQESITTGIDIAVAVDTSKSMDAIDITPNRLTKAKMALLELSGELKGDRIALIPFAGSSFVMTPFTADYDIFNQSVKTLNTNTIPKSGTNLKSAISSSQEIFKDKNRYKILILVTDGEDLANQGVEEAKKAAESGVQIFTVGVGTKLGELIPDPNNPGEYLKDKKGNIVKSKLDEDSLKEIALATGGDYRDLSSNGNGILQIYKEKLKELEQENKSEQRSRIPIDIYRVFLIPVIILLLIEFLVVNIRKKRVNKKGIFTAIFLLNFGLIYATPGDDALKNREFDRAITLYKQEKDSPITKYNLGTAYYKKGDFANATLQFEDSLKKADGNLQKRILYNLGNSYFKASELSQDMNEKISLLEKSVKSYDGSIALDNSDEQVVKNRDFVKIILDKLKDQQDQQDQQDQQDQQDQQDQQDQQDQQDQQDQQDQQDQQDQQDQQDQQDQQDQQDQQDQQDQQDQQDQQDQQDQQDQQDQQDQPQEMSREQAEALLNALEDQEVELKYLVNDRDNSYTGEW
- a CDS encoding BatD family protein, translated to MKKNIIILIFLTINGFLFSQTIDIELQDSYVNLGEWTTFRVTVSGNITNLKYSEPKDLTITQIGKSSSVNLVLNGSKSSSLILTYRVKPQKAGTLKLPIFYSENSNGESIKSDQLVLYVEELKDDIITKHDTTKEFETQYVKLFIDIPDRNLYVGEAIPVEIVAYFSTSYQPGIDRSPYIKTGSFVVDTGQKYFNDRPEKVINGERWLQVYWKSHLTPLKAGKLDLEIVMDSYIDKPTSNGGFFSSSERQEIKTTTEIKTLNIKMLPINDRPDSFSGAIGDFSLNDSINLTDISVGDPVTLTMDIFGEGNFQRINVPKISSESESWKLYPESSSYRGTNKSNYQGVKSFEQILAPTTDKVTTTPKFTFSYFNPIEEKYYIISSTEFPISVSPSQFINKEVVDESNNSFNEKKEEIRHKVEKKVDFNRTIFENPLLYVALTSTLLTLITILVISILSKRQSSDVSTLKRDQKNLLLKIKLLENSKNYLEALNLYKNLIQITVSDRLKCEPQAITHLDIEDGKIKDIMVKLDEFKYTSRSIDFETYKALADGIKKELKC